GCCGAGTATTGGGCGGGGACGCGGCTGAGTGCGAAGGGGGGCGGCGGTGGACGGGGCTCCTATTGCACGGTGGCGACAAGCCGCGGCGAGGACAAACTGAGTGTGAAGGGCCGGCGATGGGAGAGAGTGTCCaccttatttgatttttggcTCCATGCGTAAGtctaaaaaacaaatatgaaaattttaaaatatttgatatatatccTTTAAgatggtgttcggtttgctagataaaataatatcaagatataatctagaattgagttgtgagattattttagtcataggagGTTTAACTATGAgtctatgactaattatctcatgattatccatctaggattgaattgtgagattgaatctcacgAACCaaacatactatatatttaatccggatacaatcttgcaaatcgAATACCCctaactatatatttaattatgatacaATCTTACAAATCGAATAGCCctaaatatttaaacactatTTAGTTATgagatgtgatcaaatgaaaactttaaatattgtacaaactcaaaactatgatctggaccattgaaaaatgtcaacagatcacaaaaaaacatcaataggaaaatgtcaatagaatttcaacggtagttaATGATTTGCTGATATTGTGTTAatactatattgatattaaaatcttgaaattttacactgtgttgatattgtattgaaactgtgttgaagctgtgttgagtagttttgagtttgtataatatacaagtttgcattttatgaTTGCCTAGTTAGttattctattattaatttattacttatatcattattaaattaaatgcgcaaattaaactttaatgTAGTACTAATACATAAAGAattatggaattttttttatggatcgATCTATGATTCTCTGGcttcataaattttgataaatatttattcttgaATTCGAGGAAACTATggaatttgatatatttggCCATGGATAATCTCTTCTCCTCTATTAATAGGGCTCGGTTTCCATTAGATCTTTTGTTGTCCTAAATATTATCCCACACCAGAATCCGCCATTGATTCCTCTGTTTCTTCTACTGCGCAACCCTCAATTTATGAATGTATGAGAGGTCGGCATGATAAAGACGCCTTCTTGGCAAGCAATTTTGTCGAACGCTAATTGCTTTCCCCGATTCCGCCGTTTGGTTCGTTGTTTTATGGCGGCGGCGGCCTCGAATTCCTTGTTGAGCCAAAGagattttaataggagtatgtCTTTCCGAAGGCTTTCTTCCGCTGCATCGTCAGCAATTGATTCGAGTAGGGGGAAATTTTTTGCGTATGGATTCAGCCGCGCCTCTGATAAATGCAATAATGTTTTGCGGAATTGTATTGATCCGAATAGCGACCGTGTTGGTGTGAATGAGGCGCTGAAAGCGCGGGCGTATGGCCCGTCGATTCCGCAGCTGCTGGATCTTTCTGAAGAGGTTGTTAGGGCGGAGGATCAGCGGCGGACTGTTGATCCTAGGGTTTTTAACGGTGACGCCTCTGCAAATTGGGGGAATTCCGCTGGAGCTAGGGACCATTCTTCCTCCGAGAAAATCATGATTGCCGTTGATGTTGATGAAGGTATCTAATATTCACAGATTTTGAATTTCGCTTTTGTTTTGATAGAACAATTTGTTGCATCTTTTGGTATTGTATCGAATAATATATTAGCTGGTGATtagtaaattgaaaaagtgCCTTGTGCTATTGGCATAATTTAGGATTCTATTAGAGTCTAATCTTGTTTAGTATCATTTTGATTCTACTTGACTTCCTGATTCTATCATTGAAAGTCTAGAAGCATTTGTTATCTTCGTGAAATGTTGAAATCCATTTATTGGTTTGTTGGCAGTTCTAGGGAACTTCGTGTCTGCTCTTAATCGATTCATAGCGGATCGCTACTCTCTAAACCACTCGGTTTCTGAATACCACGTCTATGAGTTCTTCAAGGTACTGTGTAAGACAGGATAACTCTTTTATAGTCTCCTCAAAGTGAAATGTCTCTAGATATATCTATTTTGATCCTATTGTGATTTATATAAGTAAAATTTGCttatcgttttttttttctgttacTTGCACCTTGTTTCTGTATAGAGGATTTTATTCTGCTATACAGCAAACAAGTATAGAGAAGAAAACAATTGCTTCCTTATCTCTTTGCCCCTCACTGTGGcatctcttttcatttttgttttgaatcaTTCTGTGGAAGTGTTTTAAGCATTGAGTGGCTAGTGatgtatatatgcatattCCGCCGTTTTAAATATGTTGTTCTGGCTTCTATCTATAGACTTGAGTTCCACTTTCGTCTGCtacaaacaccaaataaatgtAATAGCATTTGagatgtaaaataaaattgagggGGTTTGAGAAAGTGATTCTGCTGaaacttgaaaaataattttacgcTTCAACAAGTGAGCTACACAGGCATGGGATTGGGTGGACAATAATGTCATAGTTTGCTATATGATTACTTCGCGTCCGTTAATTGAGAAACTGCAAGTAGGGTGGTTTGGTTATTCTGCCTCCTATATTATCTCCAGAGACAATTGCTAATCATCTGTATCCTTCCTGACCCATACTTATTTTTCTTGCAGATATGGAACTGTTCACGCGGTGAAGGTATTACAGAATATGCTCAACTTGGCTTGTTGTCACACTCATACACTTTAATCAcgttttcctttatttttggGCTTATATGTGATTTCAATGATTTGAAGTTCATTTTAAGCATGCTGTTCTATCTTCCTTTTTCATCCCTGCTGCTATTTTTAGGATAAATCCATGATTTTATTTCCTCCCTTTTCTTGAAagaaaatacattttttatatagattttatcatagtatcatGATACAATATGTATTCTGTTGTTTCTGAATAGTGTAATATTGGCTTCGACTACAATATTGACGCACTCTTATGTCCAGTCCTTTAGTTATAAATGTTTTAGATGTCAGAGGTTTCTAATTGCTGCATTGGCtgaaatatactccctccgtcccacaagaatatgcactctttcctttttttgtctgtctcacaagaatatgcactttctagtTTTGGaagtcttttctctctaatgaggtgggacccattcaccactaaaaatactttaattactttttctctttacctctctcctactttaccaaGTTTagattaaaactcatgccgaacccaaagtgcatattctttggggacagagggagtactgtTTTTCAAATCTTGTTTGGAtgagtttatatatttatatggacCTGATGGTTTGGTCCGATAAATTTCCTACCAAGAGCTTGATATATCTGCTCTCAGTCGAGTTGAATGAATCATTTACTTccttaaaaaggaaagaataaaaattgtgtGCGTGTTTTCTTGTATTTCATGACTCtatttatttggaatttgaatgAATGTATGCTGTTTCTCTTCTTGTGGCAGCTGATCATCGTGTACATGAGTTTTTCAAGACACCTTACTTCAAGAAAGGGATAAATCCAATTCCAGGAGCTCGAGAAGCACTTGAAAAGCTATCTGAAGTTTATAACTTGTCCATTGTGACGTATGTATACTGACGTTTTGATATTTCCCCTCAGGATCATTATCTGATTTAGTATATTATGTACAGGTCTCGCCAGAATGCTATCAAGGACCACACAATCGAATGGATCGAGAAACATTACCCAGGTCTTTTCCGAGAAATCCATTTCGGGAACCATTTTGCTTTGGATGGCAAATCAAGACCGAAATCTGACATTTGCAAGTACAAATCAACAcatttgtcctttttcctttgtGTTTCAACATTTTTCCAATGTGTTGCGTTATGTATATCTAGCTGAATAGAACTATGTATGTCGTGCAGGTCGTTGGGAGCAAAGGTGTTGATCGATGATAACCCGAGGTATGCGGTAGAATGTGCAGCAGTAGGGATAAAGGTTCTGCTTTTCGATTATGAGAATTCATATCCATGGTGCAAAACAGAGCATGCTGCTCATCAACATCCTCTTGTAACCAAGGTCCACAATTGGGAAGAGGTGGAACAACAATTATCTTCGTTGCTTGTTTCttagtcattttatttactaaatttgacaatttttttgttgcgATTCCTTCAAAATTGTGAAAGAGAATCCTCTCAAAACATATATAAGTAGTTTAATTTGCTTTTATCTAAAATTTCCTTGTACAGGTTAAAAAGGAATTTTGTAGGGAAGGTTCCACTACATGAAATAGctcatgtttaatttttattattgcattttGTTCAAGCTCGACAATCATTTAGGTCGTCATATAGCATtacacatttcttttatttttatagctCACACAACTTTAAATACGTATGCTCTAATAAGAATAAGAATTACTCTATATGTTCCACGTTAATGTAAGAGATGATCCCCGCACGTTAATAGagatgtttcattttttgcactcgtattaaaaaaaataataaagtggaGAAAACGTAAGTTTAGATAGAAAAGATGAATGTCACGGAGAAGAACTGTGCAGATAGAAGTCTTCGGTGATCAAAGCCTTCCGGATACCTTCCTCTTGCTCTAGGACGAAAATATGATGTTTGGGGGCGTGAATGGGTTCCCTGGAAGTCGTGTTTGTGGGCCTTAAATACGTAGAAATCTAAAAATGAATCGAATTTGGCCGCAACAAGTCGCTCGGTTGCAATTCGGCAAGTCGCTGCTGGCCTCTTCCGGAATCCCGTGCAGTCATACCGAGTAGCTGTATGTTCTCTGAAAAACTGCCGGTTTTAGTGAGTCGTTGACTTGCCATTCAGTGAGTCACTGAAACATGGCTGGCCTCCAATTCATTCTATGCGCTCGTTTTCACTCATTTTCACCTATTtttaactctttttttttaaaactttataaaatggtcaaaataccaaattatAGAGAATAAAAGATATTAATGTCCTTTTAATAGCCAAATGTAtacaaaaatcaatcaattccTATAAACACGTACAAAATCCAATTTTATCGAATGATCCTTGCTATGCCCTATCGCCATATTATACTCCccccattttaaaaaaaatagacaatatttgaaatgtacgagttttaatacaagattggtaaagtaagagagagataaaaaaaatgattgaaatattattagtggagaatatGACCCatctcattaaaaaaaaagttttcataaataaaactacTCTATCTTTAAGAAACATATAGCAAATAttgtctatttttaaagtacggatggagtattatatacaGAAGTTAGAAAGTCTTGCCAAATGTAATCGGAAATGATTCAAAGTAATGTATCATGGACTCAATCACAATGCTACAAGTGTAACTTCCTCGAAAAGTACCAGTTAACAAACTTATAGCTACGTGACTTTCTAAGGTCTAAGTTCACACATTAGCTCTCATTTCTTGGTGGcatatattttaagaaatgttaaaaaaagtgagtggTCAAAATTTAATGGTatatgagtctcatttatatatattagttttaaataaaatatgcataGAATGAGTTGGTGAAATGTGGGaccattttatcatttatagtaaaaatgaaacggAACTACACTATTCGtagacaaataaaaacatgaaacAAGACTCTATTAGCTGACGGAGGATGTAGTTTCTTTGACTTTTAGCAACTGATAcaagaaaattatactacaattgactatagtatttcaattttaatttggtacGCTAGCTTCATAGGGAATTAAAGGCAGGAAAAAACttgtttttttctcaataaaactGGAGAGATTGAGAGAATCAGAAAGTTAGCTTTAGTTAACGCGTAATCGTGGGGACCGTTGCTATCCATGATTAAGGTTTCGGAAACACTAATTTTTTGTAATGTTTACGCATTGCAAATTGCATGCCATTCctagtctctctctctctctctctcttttttttctaattactTTCGTTTTATTATCATGCCTTCTATGTCTATAACTGGAAATTGTGGAAATGGAATCGAAAAAAGGTTCGTGCATGGATGTTCACACCCATTTATTTACGacttaaattagttaaaaagtGGTAAAAAGTCCAAATCATTTTGCACCTAATGTTACTTCTGCACTATTTTGATGCAAATTTCTCTATATATGAGCTAGAATCATATAGCATTCATATTCTTTGGTTTGCATCCAAATGCAGGGGAGTCTTCCcattttgcattattattcTATGAAATATATTCTATCCCAAAAAATTAGTGTTGCGTGTcaaatatacttttatatagaCTAAGAAGCAccacatttatatttattagatttatcaagatttttccatttttattcatGAAACTCTATTGAAATGCCCGTGCTAAAGTGTATTTCAAAAAGTTTAAACTTATTAGACAAGATCCTTTGCTTACCTTTTTTTGGTACCAAATCAAATTagtagttatttttaataacaaTGAGATCTTAATTATGGAAAAGCAACGGTTACGATCAACAACATTGAACTATAAtgataaaatctaaaaaacaattatatatCCTAATTTCCAATACCTggcaaaattaaatatgtccAGAGAAAGAGCAAATCGaagaaaaactaaaacatTGATTAACAGTGGAAATAAAAGTGGGGTATATGTTCTTACGGGATATTATTGAACACATATTTTTTGACCCACAATTATTATAATCTAGCTAAttcatgtttaaaattttcataatctattgtattaaaaaatttcaatatatgaTCAGTGTAAAAAGCCAACAAACTCTAGTGCTTAGATGTTTGGCTTAGCTAGttttgtatttcattttaataagtCCTAGCTGGGTTGGTTAATTTCCATCTAATTCTCACGAATCTTTAGTTGTTAAAATTAACTGGATTTttgcttaatttatttaaaacattaaattcaAGAACAATGGAAATTGTTATtctcacaattttaaatagaCTACTTAGACTAGAAGGAAATAAAAGCCCTCAAAAACAAGTtctcaaaaatggaaaagtttaaaaatattttattacgtACGTAAATACACTAATAAAATTCAGAagatatatctatatatataccttGATAAAGAGTGGAACTAATAAAAAAGCTTATTAGTTCTTCTTCTAGAGACTATAATGGCTTCTGGTTTATGGAAAACTCTATTGATGGTGATAGTTGTGTGTTTGGCTGAGGGTGGGCGTGGCGATTTGAGCGAATCAGCATGTTTAAAAGTTCCGGTCTCGGAATTTTCTGAGACGGTGAAGTCCACCGTTGGTGTAGTGCAGAAGGTGGTCTCCATCGTGTCCATGTTTGCCGGAAAAGTGGGTGATTTCCGGCTTAGCAATGCCATCTCCGATTGCCTCGAACTCATGGACGTGTCCATGGACCAGTTGAGCTCTGCCCTATCTGCTTCGCTTAATACATATGGTAAGGTTGTTTTAGTGTAATGTTTTTTACAAAGGAGAGTTGTTTAATTAGGCATACATTTTTAGGGACAATAATCAAATCCAAAAtctctatatattgtacaaactacAAATTATGATGTGGACCGTTAGATTTTAAGATTTGATGTCAACAAACATAGAACGTCAacggaaaatgtcaacattgTCAACCGACTGACATTGAGATGACATTTTCTTTTGACATAAtttatcatctgttgacatCGAATCTTGAAATCTAACGgttcagatcatagtttggagtttgtaagAAAAAGTACATGCTGATTGCAGATCTACACTTGCATGGATGTAATGATccttgaaatttaaaaatctttgCTTATGAAAATATTCAGCTGTGATACATGCAAAACTCAATCTTATTGTAGAACCCTAGAATCCCATCCGGAGGTCATTTTTAGACAATGCAGACGTCATTCCTAGTCTTGTTTTTAGGTTATGATGGTAAGCATGACCTAAACTGATCTAAAAATGACATCCGTATTTTTCAAATCcggattttataaaattccctaaaacaaactaaaaatgacgGGTTCGACAGTTCGGCACTTGAAATTTGTTcgatattgattataaccCCTCGTGTTTGCTTAAAAATCTTCCCTATAAACAATATGTAGGGAAGAGTAACGACACCGGAAATGTGATTGACGACGTGAAGACGTTACTAAGCGGAGCATTGACGAATCAAGACACTTGCATAGAAGGATTTGACGGCACAAACGGCGTCGTAAAAAGCTTGGTTTCCGGCAGCTTAGACCACGTCACCTCATTAGTCCTCGACCTTCTCTCCATGGTCAAGTCCAattccggcggcggcggtagAAGGTTGACGAGCAGCGATCAATTTCCACGCTGGATCAAATCGCGTGACCGGAAACTCCTCCAATCCGCCAGCAGCGCCACTGCGGACGCGGTGGTCGCTGCAGACGGGACCGGGAACTTCAGCAGCGTCGCGGAAGCGGTCCGCGCAGCGCCAGAGTATAGCACCAGGAAATACGTTATATACGTCAAACGAGGTGTGTACGAGGAGTATGTGGAGATCGGGAAGAAGAAATGGAACATAATGATGATCGGCGACGGCGTCGATGCGACGATTATTTCTGGTAATCGCAGCTGTGTTGATGGCTGGACTGCTTACGACTCTGCTACATTTGGTAAGAATCTCATCATTCATTTCTGCGATTTAAAGTCctatttggttttttttttcataagtGGATTTCACtatttaactaaattattactccctccgtcccgcttaagatgacacattttcctttttagtttgtcccaaccaagatgacacattttcttttttggaaactttctctctccaattaatacacttaaccacttttttccacccctattaaaatattcatctttctttctctctctattttaatacttccacccaccttttctctctccaattaaacacattaaccaattactcctaaaatcccgtgccagctaaggaatgtgtcatcttagccgggacgaagggagtataaattaaagtcaaataatttcttaaaagcCACTTCTTTCCAACAATGGAATGAGgaaacagatggagtatttcaTATTGTCTTGATTTTTTAACAATAGAATGAAGGGTAGTGTTAATCAACATACTGTATTTTTTACAACAAACTCCACACTATGATAAGACCTGTTAGATTTCTAGATTTGCTGTCAATAGATGACAAATAAcgtcaaaataaaatgtcaatacattGTCAACCAGTTGAcgtcgtgttgacattttctgttgacgttatttgtcatttgttgatattaattttaaaatctaaccATCCAGATcaaagtttggagtttgtacgaTGTaaagagttttcatttgattccATCCCGTGGcatgaatatataaatgttttaaaatgatCTTGTATTTtgacgaaaataaaaaattttagaatattatagATAGGTCACACACATATcacataatttcattaatatatttactaaCGAGCCTTGATAATGGAACAAATGAAGCCGCAAATGGGCAAGGATTCTTAGCCCGTGACATAACATTCGAGAACACAGCCGGCCCGCGAAAGCACCAAGCGGTGGCGTATCGATCCGATTCCAACCTCTCGGTGCTATACCGCTGCAATGTCAGAGGATATCAGGATACATTATACGCTCATTCAATGCGCCAATTCTACCGCGAATGCAAGATCAGCGGCACGGTCGACTTCATATTCGGCAACGGGGAGGCCGTCTTCCAGAACTGCGAGATCATGGCCCGGAACGGCCTTCCCAATCAGAAGAACACTATCACCGCACATGGCCGGCGGAATTCCAGCGAAGAAACGGGCTTCTCGATCCAGTTCTGCAACATTTCAGCCGAGCGCGAGGTTACGATTCCAACGTACCTTGGGAGGCCGTGGAAATCGCATTCTCGGACAGTGGTGATGCAGTCGTACATCAGCAGCGCAGTTAGGCCCGAAGGGTGGTTGGAGTGGAACGGCAGTTTCGCGCTGGATACTCTGTTTTATGCAGAGTACATGAATTACGGGCCGGGGGCGGGAACAGAGGCCCGTGTTAAGTGGCCCGGTTATCGGGTTTTGAACGGTAAGGATGAGGCGAAGAGATACACGGTGGCCGAGTTTATTGCGGGAAATACATGGCTGCCTGCGACGGGGGTTAAGTATAATGCTGGATTGactaattgaatattttaagaaaaattatcatttttttttattaattcactttttattaattgatttgagTCTTATCTATTGTTATAGTAATAACATGGAGTATTTCGTTTTGTGTCATAGTATTATTGAAGCTTTGATTATATGCCATAAcatgttataaattataatggtTGGAATGAATAGAATATATGTCTTTGAAGTTTGAAGGAAATTATTAAGGCTACAGTGAGAAAGCCTGTTCataaaaaagggaaagaattcaatatatatgaatattaaagattattgaatcataaatatattatttactttcattattataaatgtGTAATTGATCTTTATACAAAGAGTTGAATGTATTAGAGTTGATTACAATGAATCATGGACTCAATCACAATGCTATAAGTTAAAAAACTAGCTAAGTGATTTTCTAAGGTCTTAGTTCACATATCAGCAGTCTCATTACATAGTGGCAGTGGTGAAGctaaaattttagtattgGGGGGCCCAATTTACTTTTCATAGTTGtgagatttttttgtgttttcatCGTCAAAAATCGTTGGGACCTAAGTGGAGACTATgaaaaagattaataataCGTGTgaaataactttaaaattggacTTACTAACAATATTAGTGTAAGATACATATATGGATGCAAAAACtaaggagtaataaatataaaaaatgaacattgttaaactaaaaattcaatatacaAGATTTGGGGCGCTTCTAACTCTAAACATGGTGGGACAAAGACAGAATGGTAAACCACCTATGCTAGTTATTAATACATGAATTATggatatatgtatatgtaataTAGTAAACGATGAAATTGATGGGGGGCCATGGGCTCCCCTGGCCCTCATGTGGCTTTGTCACTGCACgatgatattaattttaagaaatattaaaaaaagtgaacggcaaaaaattaatgatatatGGGTTCCAcctttatagtagtattaattttaaatgatatgtgagtggaatgagtagGCGAAATATGAGATCATATcactattataaaaatgaactgGAACCACTATTCGCggacaaattaaaacaagaaacaagaCTCTATTAtctgacggagggagtagtttctTTGACTTTCAGCAACTGATACAAGAAAAACAACTGACTAtagtatttcaattttaatttgatacactAGCTTCGTAGGGAATTAAAGGCAGGAaaaaacttgtttttttttctcaataaaactGGAGagattagagcatccgcagcggtagCAAGGACGCTGCTCGTctgtccgtgccgctgagcacggTATTGTCCGTCCACCCCTggagctcgtccgtccgtgccgctgagcagccctacgtggcaaattcgttttttttttttttttaaaaattcaaaatttattttaaaaaatgtttttaaataaaaaaaaatattttccca
The nucleotide sequence above comes from Salvia hispanica cultivar TCC Black 2014 chromosome 5, UniMelb_Shisp_WGS_1.0, whole genome shotgun sequence. Encoded proteins:
- the LOC125186343 gene encoding uncharacterized protein LOC125186343 encodes the protein MIKTPSWQAILSNANCFPRFRRLVRCFMAAAASNSLLSQRDFNRSMSFRRLSSAASSAIDSSRGKFFAYGFSRASDKCNNVLRNCIDPNSDRVGVNEALKARAYGPSIPQLLDLSEEVVRAEDQRRTVDPRVFNGDASANWGNSAGARDHSSSEKIMIAVDVDEVLGNFVSALNRFIADRYSLNHSVSEYHVYEFFKIWNCSRGEADHRVHEFFKTPYFKKGINPIPGAREALEKLSEVYNLSIVTSRQNAIKDHTIEWIEKHYPGLFREIHFGNHFALDGKSRPKSDICKSLGAKVLIDDNPRYAVECAAVGIKVLLFDYENSYPWCKTEHAAHQHPLVTKVHNWEEVEQQLSSLLVS
- the LOC125190779 gene encoding pectinesterase/pectinesterase inhibitor PPE8B-like; its protein translation is MASGLWKTLLMVIVVCLAEGGRGDLSESACLKVPVSEFSETVKSTVGVVQKVVSIVSMFAGKVGDFRLSNAISDCLELMDVSMDQLSSALSASLNTYGKSNDTGNVIDDVKTLLSGALTNQDTCIEGFDGTNGVVKSLVSGSLDHVTSLVLDLLSMVKSNSGGGGRRLTSSDQFPRWIKSRDRKLLQSASSATADAVVAADGTGNFSSVAEAVRAAPEYSTRKYVIYVKRGVYEEYVEIGKKKWNIMMIGDGVDATIISGNRSCVDGWTAYDSATFAANGQGFLARDITFENTAGPRKHQAVAYRSDSNLSVLYRCNVRGYQDTLYAHSMRQFYRECKISGTVDFIFGNGEAVFQNCEIMARNGLPNQKNTITAHGRRNSSEETGFSIQFCNISAEREVTIPTYLGRPWKSHSRTVVMQSYISSAVRPEGWLEWNGSFALDTLFYAEYMNYGPGAGTEARVKWPGYRVLNGKDEAKRYTVAEFIAGNTWLPATGVKYNAGLTN